A window from Montipora capricornis isolate CH-2021 chromosome 7, ASM3666992v2, whole genome shotgun sequence encodes these proteins:
- the LOC138055356 gene encoding uncharacterized protein, with protein sequence MNLPLPCCLPGGNKQMPYVLVEDDAFALKPYLMKPYAQQGLDAEKRVYNYRHSRARRISENLFGILANRWRLMRNVLLLHPDVIEVLVSAALVLHNFLRESDAYCPIGILDTGVSQVKFSQDCGIKTYYFQLWNL encoded by the coding sequence ATGAATCTTCCCCTGCCCTGTTGTCTTCCTGGTGGAAACAAACAAATGCCTTACGTTCTGGTTGAAGATGACGCCTTTGCATTAAAGCCTTATCTCATGAAGCCCTATGCCCAACAAGGCCTTGATGCAGAAAAGCGTGTGTATAACTACAGGCACAGCAGAGCAAGGCGCATATCAGAAAACTTGTTCGGAATACTGGCCAATAGGTGGAGGTTAATGCGTAATGTCTTGCTTCTTCACCCAGATGTAATTGAAGTTCTTGTTTCAGCTGCACTTGTCCTGCACAACTTTTTAAGAGAAAGTGATGCATACTGTCCTATCGGGATTCTTGATACAGGAGTGTCACAGGTGAAGTTTTCACAGGATTGTGGCATCAAGACCTATTATTTTCAGCTATGGAACCTTTAG